CGAGGTCAAACTCCCGATCGTCATCCGCGTCGAGGGCACCAACGCCGAGGAAGGGCGCAAGCTCCTGCTCGAATCGAGTCACTCGTTCATCGTCGCCGACGGTTTGGCGGACGCGGCCCGTAAAGTGGTCGCCGCGGCGGGAGGTGTCGCATGAGTATCTTCGTCAATCACGAAACGCGCGTGGTCGTGCAAGGCATCACCGGCAAGGAAGGCAGCTTTCACACGCGGCAGTGCGTCGCCTACGGCACGCGGGTCGTGGCCGGCGTCACGCCGGGCAAGGGCGGCCAGAAGGTCGAAGGCATCCCCGTGTACGACACGGTGCACGACGCGGTGAAATCCGAAGGCGCCAACGCCAGCCTGATTTTCGTGCCGCCGGCGTTCGCGCTCGACGCCATCCTCGAGGCTGCCGACGCGGGCGTCGAACTGGCGGTCGTCATCACCGACGGCATCCCGACCGTCGACATGATTCGCGTACTGCGCCAGGTGGCCGGGCAGAAAATCCGGGTGGTCGGCCCCAACTGCCCGGGCGTCATTTCGCCGGGACAGGCCAAGGTCGGTATCATGCCGGGCAACATCCATCTGCCGGGCCGGGTGGGCGTCATCAGCCGTAGTGGAACCTTAACCTACGAGGTGGTGTATCAATTAACGAGCCTGGGCATCGGCCAGTCGACGTGCATCGGCATCGGCGGCGACCCGGTGATCGGCACCGATTTCATCGACTGTCTGACCGCGTTCGAGGCCGACCCGGACACTGACGCCGTGCTGATGATCGGCGAAATCGGCGGGGATGCGGAAGAGCGCGCGGCGGCTTATATTCAGGAGAAGATGCATAAGCCGGTGATCGCGTTCATCGCCGGTTTGTCGGCGCCGCCGGGAAAACGGATGGGTCACGCGGGCGCCATCATTTCGGGCGGCAAGGGGACGGCGCGCGCCAAATTGACCGTTTTGACCGAAAAGGGCGTGCACGTCGTGGAAGACGCGTCGCGCATCGGCCACAAGGTCAAGGAAGTGCTGGACGGGAAATAGATCGCGGGCGACCGACGGAGGGACATCTTGCGCGCTTGGATTTGCCGAGTCATCGGGTTGGTTTTATTGCTGTCGGTTTGGGGCTGGGCCGGAACTTCCCGGGCGGCCGCCGATCTGGAACCGTTTCAGATCGCGGTGCTGGTCGCCGCCGACCAATGGTTGCCGGCGTCCGTGCGCCAGGCGCTGCCGCTGGACGAAGCCGGCGCGCGCGCGGCGCTGGCCGAGGGGCGAAAACTGCTTGCCCAGGCACCGAAAGACCCGGACGCGCACTATTTGAAAGTGCGCCAGCTTTGGCAGGGAGGCGCGATCGACGGCAAAAACCTCGCGGCGGAACTGGCCGCCGTTTCCCTGCGCTACCTGGATGTCTCTTCGCCGGACGCCTTGCGCCGCCACCTCGGCGGCGTTCCGGCGGCTCCGCGCTTCGACGGCTATCATCATCTCAAGCGTTTCGGGCCGTGGCTCGAAAGTCTGGGCGATCAGGCCATGCCGGTCCTGATGCGGCTGGAGGACTCCAAGCCCGAGACGGCCGCCGCGAAAGCCGATCTGGCCGCGTTGTTCGGCCTGTACGTCAACGCCACGGTCGACCTGTGGACCTCGCTCGCCAAGGACGCGGGCAAGGATCTGGGCGCCGGACAACCGCCGGCTGCCGCGGCCGAGGTCGATCCGCTGACGCGCGATTGGGTGAATCAGGCGCGGCAGACCGGCGACTTGGAAGACCTGGTGACGGGCGGCGGCGACGAAATGGTGTTCGACGAGGGGCTCAACATCAGCGGCGACGAGGCCAAGCAGACGGCGTCGCAGTTGCAGAACTCCAACGTCCAGGTCGATTCCGGCGGCGTCGATCGGATGAAAAACCTCGACCCGGAAACGCTGGCGGCGCTCGACAGACTGGGCATTGATGTGAAAAGCGCCCGGCCGCCTTACAAAGGCACGCGCGGCGGCGTGAAGCCCGGCGAGACGGTCAAGGTCGGCGATCTGGACTTCAAGATCGACGGGCTGTCCTCGGTGGAGATCGG
The nucleotide sequence above comes from Myxococcales bacterium. Encoded proteins:
- a CDS encoding TonB family protein; the protein is MRAWICRVIGLVLLLSVWGWAGTSRAAADLEPFQIAVLVAADQWLPASVRQALPLDEAGARAALAEGRKLLAQAPKDPDAHYLKVRQLWQGGAIDGKNLAAELAAVSLRYLDVSSPDALRRHLGGVPAAPRFDGYHHLKRFGPWLESLGDQAMPVLMRLEDSKPETAAAKADLAALFGLYVNATVDLWTSLAKDAGKDLGAGQPPAAAAEVDPLTRDWVNQARQTGDLEDLVTGGGDEMVFDEGLNISGDEAKQTASQLQNSNVQVDSGGVDRMKNLDPETLAALDRLGIDVKSARPPYKGTRGGVKPGETVKVGDLDFKIDGLSSVEIGSRDQKAVYMQVPDAALGAEGSSGRLDQKVVATVIGANIGAFKTCFERRLREIPDLSGRVFVQFTIKTDGSVADVKVLQNTSDDQQFADCIMRQVQRLRFPPPKGGEVIFVFPFIFEQAYSF
- the sucD gene encoding succinate--CoA ligase subunit alpha gives rise to the protein MSIFVNHETRVVVQGITGKEGSFHTRQCVAYGTRVVAGVTPGKGGQKVEGIPVYDTVHDAVKSEGANASLIFVPPAFALDAILEAADAGVELAVVITDGIPTVDMIRVLRQVAGQKIRVVGPNCPGVISPGQAKVGIMPGNIHLPGRVGVISRSGTLTYEVVYQLTSLGIGQSTCIGIGGDPVIGTDFIDCLTAFEADPDTDAVLMIGEIGGDAEERAAAYIQEKMHKPVIAFIAGLSAPPGKRMGHAGAIISGGKGTARAKLTVLTEKGVHVVEDASRIGHKVKEVLDGK